Proteins co-encoded in one Novosphingobium sp. PP1Y genomic window:
- a CDS encoding TonB-dependent siderophore receptor — protein sequence MKAIPTKAVLHSAICLAALAIGGTNTASAQDAADAAEQGNPIIVTGSRIARPELSAANPVITVTNEDIASSGTVNLTDYLQTIPALQNSFSSFDSSGDRAGIGTTGLNLLDLRNLGAERTLVLIDGRRQVAAFKGLQAVDINTIPTDLIERVEVLTGGASAIYGADGVSGVVNFVQKKDFEGVTARVQNGISSRGDAGQRLIALTAGHNFAQGRGNFAIAWEHGEQDRLTQQQRKRYSGTNRTGFYFNPDKISSTGQLVDGEPFYVPLDDVHYFDTSRAGGIDVNYDGVPDFFGAQGTPFDPGEVLQPTPPGVQPYLYRRGGNGTLVADYGNDLLPEINRDIVSAVAHFDFSDAFTLYAEGKYANTQSFSLGQPTYDYYLFIQADNPYIPDAVRPFIFPVSPFGDPFGPAGVLVNRDNFDFGRRGEDIERETIRTVIGAKGDLTPNLSYDLSYVYGQTKVTADYIGNILSDRFYAAIDAVSDGAGGVTCRANVMPGWTPFQPAVYTRAPIPPVTFSPGDCVPLNIFGEGVASQEAIDWITADTTDRTKLTQHVVSGAITGNTGSTFAFPGGPLGFAVGGEYRKEKSNFTPDPLVAQGLTWTNVLGGSKGRFDVWEAFAEVNAPLLADMPFAHRLDVDAAIRYSDYSTVGSTTAWKFGGNWAPVRDIALRGTYSHAVRAPNITELFGATSQTFLPVNDPCSFVQVQNGSQYRAANCQALLTSLGVANPATFIGQPNRVGGLVTANPDLREETAKTFTAGVVIQPSFIPRLVVTADWYDIKIDDAINTASADQLAGLCVDQQSLDNAYCDLIARQGSGDANPGYISGFTLSPFNVANFKTSGLDFTVSYLHPTDSAGTFGLRLVGNYLHELKFVPVPGADAINKAYLPGSPKFQITTDLTWAKGPVSFDWQINYASSTYRFDRQTIASNPDIVAPEYLKYKERFTHDLSFRVQASDRFEFYGGVNNMFDQKPSFALLNYAGAESGLNTPVSAVGRFFFVGARVKMADIFGGPQ from the coding sequence GTGAAAGCGATTCCAACCAAGGCGGTACTTCACAGTGCAATCTGCCTTGCGGCATTGGCCATTGGCGGCACTAATACTGCTTCCGCCCAGGATGCGGCCGATGCAGCGGAACAAGGCAATCCGATCATCGTCACGGGCTCGCGCATCGCACGACCGGAACTGTCTGCTGCCAATCCCGTGATCACCGTCACCAATGAGGACATCGCCTCGTCCGGCACGGTCAACCTGACAGATTACCTCCAGACGATACCCGCGCTGCAGAACTCCTTCAGTTCCTTTGACAGCAGCGGAGATCGCGCGGGCATCGGGACCACCGGCCTCAACTTGCTGGACCTGCGTAATCTCGGTGCCGAGCGCACCCTCGTGCTCATCGACGGCAGGCGCCAGGTCGCTGCCTTCAAGGGGCTCCAGGCCGTCGATATCAACACTATCCCGACCGACCTCATCGAGCGGGTCGAGGTGCTGACCGGCGGGGCTTCGGCCATCTATGGCGCGGACGGCGTTTCAGGCGTCGTCAACTTCGTCCAGAAGAAAGACTTCGAAGGCGTGACCGCCCGCGTGCAGAACGGCATCTCCAGCCGCGGCGACGCCGGACAGCGCCTGATCGCCCTCACCGCAGGCCACAATTTCGCACAGGGCCGGGGCAACTTCGCGATCGCGTGGGAACATGGTGAGCAGGATCGGCTGACCCAGCAGCAGCGCAAGCGCTATTCGGGCACGAACCGTACAGGGTTCTATTTCAATCCTGACAAAATCTCCTCGACAGGCCAGCTCGTCGACGGGGAACCGTTCTATGTGCCGCTCGATGACGTCCACTATTTCGACACGTCGCGCGCAGGAGGCATCGACGTCAATTACGACGGCGTTCCCGATTTCTTCGGAGCACAAGGAACCCCTTTCGACCCCGGCGAAGTCCTGCAGCCCACGCCGCCGGGTGTGCAGCCGTACCTGTATCGCCGCGGCGGCAACGGCACCCTTGTCGCGGACTACGGCAACGATCTGCTGCCTGAGATCAATCGCGACATCGTCAGCGCGGTCGCACATTTCGACTTCAGCGATGCCTTCACGCTTTATGCGGAAGGCAAGTACGCCAACACGCAGTCGTTCAGCCTCGGCCAGCCAACTTACGACTATTACCTCTTCATTCAGGCCGACAATCCGTACATCCCGGACGCCGTCCGCCCGTTCATCTTTCCCGTTAGCCCGTTCGGCGACCCCTTCGGTCCCGCCGGGGTCCTGGTCAATCGCGACAACTTCGATTTCGGCCGCCGCGGCGAAGACATCGAGCGCGAGACCATCCGCACGGTCATAGGGGCCAAAGGCGACCTCACGCCCAACCTTTCCTACGACCTTTCCTATGTCTATGGGCAGACCAAGGTCACCGCGGACTACATCGGCAATATCCTGAGCGACCGCTTCTACGCCGCCATCGACGCGGTGAGCGATGGCGCTGGCGGTGTGACCTGCCGGGCCAACGTGATGCCAGGATGGACACCGTTTCAGCCCGCCGTCTACACGCGCGCTCCAATCCCGCCGGTGACGTTCTCGCCGGGCGACTGTGTCCCGCTCAACATCTTCGGCGAAGGCGTCGCCTCGCAGGAAGCCATCGACTGGATCACTGCCGATACCACCGACCGCACGAAGCTGACCCAGCATGTCGTCAGCGGCGCGATCACCGGCAACACCGGGTCCACGTTCGCGTTTCCCGGCGGTCCGCTCGGCTTCGCGGTCGGCGGAGAATACCGCAAGGAAAAGAGCAACTTCACTCCCGATCCGCTGGTTGCGCAGGGCCTGACCTGGACGAACGTGCTGGGCGGCTCGAAGGGCCGGTTCGACGTCTGGGAAGCATTCGCCGAGGTCAATGCGCCGCTGCTTGCCGACATGCCCTTCGCCCACCGCCTGGATGTGGATGCGGCCATCCGCTATTCCGACTATTCCACCGTCGGTTCCACGACGGCCTGGAAGTTCGGCGGCAACTGGGCGCCGGTTCGCGACATTGCCTTGCGCGGCACCTACTCGCACGCAGTCCGTGCGCCCAACATCACCGAACTGTTCGGGGCGACCTCGCAGACTTTCCTGCCGGTAAACGATCCCTGCAGCTTCGTGCAGGTGCAGAACGGCAGCCAATACCGCGCCGCGAACTGTCAGGCCCTGCTGACCAGCCTGGGCGTAGCCAATCCGGCCACGTTCATCGGCCAGCCCAACCGGGTTGGCGGCCTCGTCACCGCCAATCCGGATTTGCGCGAGGAAACCGCCAAGACCTTTACCGCAGGCGTGGTGATCCAGCCCAGCTTCATTCCGCGCCTTGTCGTGACGGCTGACTGGTATGACATCAAGATCGACGATGCCATCAACACCGCCAGCGCGGATCAGCTTGCCGGACTTTGCGTGGACCAGCAGTCGCTCGACAACGCCTACTGCGACCTTATCGCGCGGCAGGGTTCCGGTGACGCCAACCCGGGCTACATCTCGGGCTTCACGCTTTCGCCGTTCAACGTCGCGAACTTCAAGACGTCCGGGCTCGATTTCACCGTCAGCTACTTGCACCCGACCGACAGCGCCGGGACTTTCGGTCTGCGCCTCGTGGGCAATTACCTGCATGAGCTGAAGTTCGTCCCCGTCCCGGGCGCCGATGCGATCAACAAGGCCTATCTGCCCGGATCGCCCAAGTTCCAGATCACCACCGACCTTACCTGGGCCAAGGGCCCGGTCAGTTTCGACTGGCAGATCAACTATGCATCAAGCACTTATCGCTTCGACCGCCAGACCATTGCCAGCAACCCGGATATCGTCGCGCCGGAGTACCTGAAGTACAAGGAGCGCTTCACCCACGATCTCAGCTTCCGGGTCCAGGCATCGGATCGGTTCGAATTCTATGGCGGCGTGAACAACATGTTCGACCAGAAGCCCTCGTTCGCCCTGCTTAACTATGCAGGCGCCGAATCGGGCCTCAATACGCCGGTCAGCGCAGTCGGTCGCTTCTTCTTCGTGGGGGCGCGCGTGAAGATGGCGGACATCTTCGGCGGACCGCAGTAA
- a CDS encoding TetR family transcriptional regulator — protein sequence MKGQPMAKGEGEVAGVPPGARALLLDTASEIMRDGDVIDISLSELSLRSGLNSALVKYYFGNKAGLLKALLDRDWKAIVTSVDALVAKDGWDPEAKLRRHLWKVVDTFYTVPYLNRLTMRVIRESDDTEARRIADSYLSPMYRAYEQLIGDGVKAGAFREIDPQLFYFTVTGAVDRFFSARLVLKHCFDQDTLTEELRDRYREHTIDIIMAGILAR from the coding sequence ATGAAGGGGCAGCCGATGGCGAAGGGTGAAGGTGAGGTTGCCGGCGTACCGCCCGGTGCCCGCGCCCTGCTGCTGGATACGGCCAGTGAGATCATGCGCGATGGCGATGTCATCGACATTTCGCTGTCCGAACTGAGCCTGCGCTCAGGCCTCAACTCCGCGCTGGTGAAGTACTATTTCGGGAACAAGGCCGGGCTGCTCAAGGCGCTGCTGGACCGGGACTGGAAAGCGATCGTCACCAGTGTCGACGCGCTGGTTGCCAAGGACGGCTGGGACCCGGAAGCCAAGCTCCGCCGTCACCTGTGGAAGGTCGTCGATACCTTCTACACGGTGCCCTATCTCAACCGCCTGACGATGCGCGTGATCCGCGAAAGCGACGATACCGAAGCGCGCCGCATTGCCGACAGCTATCTCTCGCCGATGTACCGCGCCTACGAACAGCTCATCGGCGACGGGGTCAAGGCAGGTGCGTTTCGTGAAATCGATCCGCAATTATTCTACTTTACCGTGACCGGCGCGGTAGACCGGTTCTTCTCGGCGCGTCTCGTGCTCAAGCATTGCTTCGATCAGGATACGTTGACCGAGGAACTGCGCGACCGCTACCGCGAACACACCATCGACATCATCATGGCAGGCATCCTTGCGCGCTGA
- a CDS encoding TonB-dependent receptor domain-containing protein, producing MSVSAILIAGHAQAQEQPADDADTGEVIIVTGSRITSPNLTSSSPVSVVNGDTFKEFNSPSVESLLASNPQFLPESGPAVNNGNPGAASLNLRGLGDQRTLVLVDGKRMVSYDYNGVVDVNSIPTSLIKRVDVLTGGASAVYGSDAVSGVVNFVLDDEFKGLRFDGSTQLTSRGDAPVYDLNLTGGLELGDRGNIVASVGYLKRGLIYQSARKFSAFALDSDDLVSPGGSSTAVPTVFDNTFADTDADYYQVGAGNDLVPFYEPYNYAPPNYLITPQERWLGTVLAKYEVADGVEVYGRGSYIRSKVNSQSAPTGTFGYSFNIFPDNPYLTDQQRDLFFNGIGTINADGSTTVNIRRRIVESGGRTTTYDNESWQAVLGVRGDLSDTWSYDVFGQYAKTTRNIAYLNDITYARVAQALDAVQVGSDIVCRDASNGCVPINLFTTDPLTPDAVSFISASGRERDVTQQWVAGAALSGSFGSISPWSDTDIGVALGIEYRKEKARADIDDAFASGDLIGYGQGIPFPAFSYDVKEAYGELLIPVVSDRPGFRELTLETGARYSDYSSVGSVFTWKAGANWMPVDGVRLRGMFQRAVRAPNMYELATPQVSSIDNLDTDPCAGDNPVGNATLTDLCIATGAPVGQIGRIPEPVAGQINAFSGGNLDLKAEKANTITVGVVLNPPSIPGMTLSVDYYDIKIKNAIDTLGGSPQNVVDACYSIIQDANSAYCQAIHRNALSGSLSGGIDFGVDQFQFNAASRTTRGVDVQFDYKRPVGAYTVGLNVAGTYVATYKKQGASFLPETECAGRFGFACNFAPMPKWKHTATLTFGGDDFNLAGRWRLIGGVKEDSGTDILKSKIPSVSYFDFTANFNVEESYTLRLGIQNAFDKQPPIVGSAAGGTAYNAANTFPSVYDVLGRTFFVGLTAKY from the coding sequence TTGTCAGTCTCTGCGATCCTGATTGCAGGCCATGCACAAGCTCAAGAGCAGCCTGCGGACGACGCCGATACCGGTGAAGTGATCATCGTGACGGGTTCGCGCATCACCAGCCCGAACCTCACTTCTTCGAGCCCGGTCTCGGTAGTCAATGGCGACACCTTCAAAGAGTTCAACTCCCCGAGCGTCGAATCTCTTCTCGCCTCCAACCCCCAGTTCCTTCCCGAAAGCGGTCCGGCGGTCAATAACGGCAACCCGGGCGCCGCATCGCTGAACCTGCGCGGCCTCGGAGATCAGCGCACCCTCGTGCTTGTCGATGGCAAGCGAATGGTTTCCTACGATTATAACGGCGTAGTCGACGTAAACTCGATCCCGACTTCGTTGATCAAGCGCGTCGATGTCCTGACCGGTGGCGCATCTGCCGTTTATGGTTCGGACGCCGTGTCCGGCGTTGTCAACTTCGTCCTCGACGACGAGTTCAAGGGCCTTCGCTTCGACGGCTCGACACAGTTGACGAGCCGCGGCGACGCCCCGGTATATGACCTCAACCTGACGGGCGGACTTGAACTGGGCGACCGCGGCAACATCGTTGCTTCCGTCGGCTACCTCAAGCGGGGACTCATTTACCAATCGGCTCGCAAGTTCTCTGCCTTCGCGCTCGACTCCGACGACCTGGTTTCGCCCGGCGGTTCCTCCACGGCTGTCCCGACAGTTTTCGACAACACCTTTGCGGACACCGATGCCGACTACTACCAGGTCGGCGCCGGCAATGACCTGGTTCCGTTCTATGAGCCCTATAACTACGCCCCGCCGAACTACCTGATCACTCCCCAGGAGCGTTGGCTCGGCACCGTCCTTGCCAAGTACGAAGTTGCCGATGGCGTCGAAGTTTACGGTCGCGGAAGCTACATTCGCAGCAAGGTCAACAGCCAGAGCGCGCCGACTGGCACCTTCGGCTATTCCTTCAATATCTTCCCTGACAACCCGTACCTGACCGATCAGCAGCGCGATCTGTTCTTCAACGGCATTGGAACGATCAATGCCGACGGTTCGACGACTGTAAACATTCGTAGGCGTATTGTCGAAAGCGGTGGCCGCACTACCACTTACGATAACGAATCCTGGCAGGCCGTGCTGGGTGTTCGCGGCGATCTTTCCGACACTTGGAGCTACGACGTCTTCGGACAGTACGCCAAGACGACCCGCAACATCGCCTATCTTAACGACATCACCTACGCGCGCGTCGCGCAGGCATTGGACGCTGTTCAGGTGGGATCGGACATCGTCTGCCGTGACGCAAGCAACGGCTGCGTTCCGATCAATCTGTTCACGACCGACCCCCTCACGCCCGATGCCGTTTCGTTCATTTCGGCAAGTGGTCGGGAGCGCGACGTAACGCAGCAGTGGGTCGCTGGTGCAGCTCTTTCGGGTAGCTTCGGCTCCATCTCCCCGTGGTCGGACACCGATATCGGTGTCGCGCTGGGCATCGAATACCGTAAGGAAAAGGCGCGTGCCGACATCGACGACGCTTTTGCGTCGGGCGATCTGATCGGATACGGTCAGGGCATTCCCTTCCCTGCGTTCAGTTACGACGTGAAGGAAGCCTACGGCGAATTGCTGATCCCGGTTGTCTCTGACCGCCCGGGATTCCGCGAGCTCACTCTTGAGACTGGCGCGCGCTACTCGGATTACTCGTCCGTAGGCAGCGTCTTCACCTGGAAGGCCGGCGCGAACTGGATGCCGGTCGATGGTGTTCGCCTGCGCGGTATGTTCCAACGAGCCGTTCGTGCCCCGAACATGTACGAACTTGCCACTCCGCAGGTGTCGAGCATCGACAACCTCGACACGGATCCCTGCGCTGGCGACAATCCAGTCGGCAATGCCACTCTGACCGACCTTTGCATCGCTACAGGCGCTCCTGTTGGCCAGATTGGCCGCATCCCAGAGCCGGTCGCGGGACAGATCAACGCCTTCTCCGGCGGCAATCTCGATCTGAAAGCAGAAAAGGCCAACACGATCACAGTGGGTGTCGTGCTCAATCCGCCGAGCATCCCTGGCATGACCCTGTCGGTCGACTACTACGACATCAAGATCAAGAATGCGATCGACACGCTCGGCGGCTCGCCGCAGAACGTCGTGGATGCGTGCTATAGCATCATTCAGGATGCAAATAGTGCCTATTGCCAGGCGATCCACCGCAACGCCCTCAGCGGCTCGCTCTCGGGCGGGATCGACTTCGGCGTCGACCAGTTCCAGTTCAACGCGGCATCGCGCACGACACGCGGCGTCGACGTTCAGTTCGACTACAAGCGCCCTGTCGGTGCCTACACTGTCGGCCTGAACGTTGCTGGAACCTATGTGGCCACCTACAAGAAGCAGGGCGCATCGTTCCTTCCGGAAACCGAATGTGCCGGTCGTTTCGGCTTTGCCTGCAACTTTGCTCCCATGCCCAAGTGGAAGCACACTGCAACGCTCACCTTCGGCGGCGACGATTTCAATCTTGCCGGTCGCTGGCGCCTCATTGGCGGCGTCAAGGAAGACTCCGGAACGGACATCCTGAAGTCCAAGATCCCCAGCGTCAGCTACTTTGACTTCACCGCGAATTTCAACGTGGAGGAATCTTATACGCTTCGCCTCGGGATCCAGAACGCATTCGACAAGCAGCCTCCGATCGTCGGTTCGGCAGCAGGTGGTACGGCATACAATGCGGCGAATACATTCCCGTCTGTGTACGACGTGCTGGGTCGGACATTCTTCGTCGGCCTGACGGCGAAATACTGA
- the mtnP gene encoding S-methyl-5'-thioadenosine phosphorylase gives MRAEKSPFWHIGVIGGSGLAAGIDLDEAQEIPVSSPFGEPSGPVTTGRLNGVRFTFIARHGAGHVLPPSQVNYRANIDVLKRCGVTDVLALSAIGSLREAMAPGDFVAVDQFIDRTVGRNNSFFGPGMVAHVSLADPVCRRLAGMATSAARLAGASVHEAGCYIAIDGPQFSTRAESLMYRDWGADVIGMTAMPEARLAREAELPYALLGMVTDYDCWRGAGATVEVSEVLEVMKANAELARQAVRALAANLPARREPSPFDYALEHALVTAPEARDPQLVARLDAVASRILGEGA, from the coding sequence TTGCGCGCTGAAAAAAGCCCCTTCTGGCATATCGGAGTGATCGGCGGATCGGGACTGGCCGCCGGTATCGACCTTGACGAGGCGCAGGAGATTCCGGTTTCCAGCCCGTTCGGCGAACCTTCCGGGCCGGTTACGACCGGCCGTCTGAACGGCGTGCGTTTCACCTTCATCGCGCGCCACGGGGCAGGGCACGTGCTGCCGCCCTCGCAAGTGAACTACCGCGCCAACATCGACGTGCTCAAGCGTTGCGGTGTTACGGATGTGCTCGCGCTGTCGGCAATCGGTTCGCTGCGCGAGGCGATGGCACCGGGAGATTTCGTGGCGGTCGACCAGTTCATCGATCGCACCGTGGGGCGCAACAACAGCTTCTTCGGCCCCGGCATGGTCGCCCATGTCAGTCTTGCCGATCCAGTCTGCCGCCGCCTTGCCGGCATGGCGACCTCGGCGGCACGGCTGGCCGGTGCCAGCGTTCATGAAGCCGGTTGCTATATCGCCATCGACGGGCCGCAATTCTCCACCCGGGCGGAAAGCCTGATGTATCGCGATTGGGGCGCCGACGTCATCGGCATGACCGCCATGCCCGAGGCGCGCCTAGCCCGTGAGGCGGAACTGCCTTACGCCTTGCTGGGCATGGTCACCGACTACGACTGCTGGCGCGGCGCGGGCGCGACGGTAGAGGTTTCCGAAGTGCTGGAAGTGATGAAGGCCAATGCCGAACTGGCGCGGCAGGCTGTGCGCGCACTGGCCGCCAACCTGCCGGCCCGCCGCGAGCCCAGCCCCTTCGATTACGCGCTGGAACACGCGCTGGTGACCGCGCCGGAAGCGCGCGATCCGCAACTCGTGGCGCGGCTGGATGCGGTGGCCAGTCGGATACTCGGCGAGGGCGCCTGA
- a CDS encoding SDR family oxidoreductase: MKLDSSVSAVVTGAASGLGAATARALAAKGVKVAIFDLSAEAGEALAAEIGGVFCAVDVTDDASVDAGFEKARAANGQERVLVNCAGIAPASKTVGKNRETGAPRAHDMGLFEKAVGINLVGTFRCISRSAAGMVTLDPVDEDGARGAIVNTASVAAQDGQIGQAAYAASKGGVLAMTLPIARDLMNEGIRVNTILPGIFETPMMTGMPDQVQQALAAMVPFPKRLGKAAEYAALALFMLEHDYMNGEAVRLDGAIRMGPK, from the coding sequence ATGAAACTCGACAGCTCTGTGTCTGCGGTGGTGACCGGGGCGGCCTCGGGCCTGGGAGCGGCGACAGCGCGTGCTCTTGCGGCGAAGGGCGTCAAGGTTGCGATCTTCGATCTCAGTGCCGAGGCGGGCGAGGCCCTTGCCGCTGAAATCGGCGGCGTGTTCTGCGCGGTCGACGTGACTGACGATGCCAGTGTCGATGCCGGTTTCGAAAAGGCGCGGGCGGCCAATGGGCAGGAACGCGTGCTCGTCAATTGCGCCGGCATCGCGCCTGCATCCAAGACTGTAGGCAAGAACCGGGAAACCGGCGCGCCGCGTGCGCATGACATGGGCCTGTTCGAGAAGGCGGTCGGAATCAACCTCGTGGGCACATTCCGCTGCATTTCCAGGTCGGCGGCGGGAATGGTGACGCTCGATCCGGTGGACGAAGATGGCGCGCGCGGGGCCATCGTAAATACCGCTTCGGTCGCGGCGCAGGACGGACAGATCGGCCAGGCCGCCTATGCGGCGTCGAAGGGCGGCGTGCTGGCCATGACCCTGCCGATCGCGCGCGACCTGATGAACGAAGGGATTCGCGTGAACACGATCCTGCCGGGCATTTTCGAAACGCCGATGATGACCGGTATGCCCGACCAGGTGCAGCAGGCGCTTGCGGCCATGGTTCCGTTCCCCAAACGGCTCGGAAAAGCGGCGGAATACGCGGCATTGGCGCTTTTCATGCTTGAACATGACTACATGAACGGCGAAGCGGTCCGTCTCGACGGAGCGATCCGCATGGGGCCGAAATGA
- the clpB gene encoding ATP-dependent chaperone ClpB, with translation MNLEKFTDRAKGFLQAAQTVAIRLNHQRISSEHILKALLDDPEGMAAGLIKRAGGNPQFATDELDKALAKVPVVSGSGAQGAPGLDNDAVRVLDAAEQAATKSGDSFVTVERLLLALVLASTTPAGQALKAANVTAQALEAAITELRGGRTADSAGAENAYDAMKKYARDLTEAAREGKLDPVIGRDEEIRRTVQILARRTKNNPVLIGDPGVGKTAIAEGLALRIANGDVPDSLKDRRLMALDMGALIAGAKYRGEFEERLKAVLDEVKGAEGDIILFIDEMHTLIGAGASEGSMDAGNLLKPALARGELHCIGATTLDEYQKYVEKDAALQRRFQPVFVGEPTVEDTISILRGLKEKYELHHGVRITDGAIVAAATLSNRYITNRFLPDKAIDLMDEAASRIRMEVESKPEEIEKLDRRIIQLKIEESALGKETDEASADRLRSLREELANLEQQSSELTTRWQNERDKIAAEGKLKEQLDAARLELEQAQRSGDLARAGELSYGTIPNLEKQLAEAQDQSANALLREEVTEDDIAGVVSRWTGVPVDKMLEGEREKLLKMEQVIGERVIGQEQAVQAVSKAVRRARAGLQDPNRPLGSFLFLGPTGVGKTELTKALAGFLFDDDSAMVRIDMSEFMEKHAVARLIGAPPGYVGYEEGGVLTEAVRRRPYQVVLFDEVEKAHPDVFNVLLQVLDDGRLTDGQGRLVDFTNTLIILTSNLGSQYLTQIEDGKDVESVEPQVMEVVRAHFRPEFLNRLDEIILFHRLGQDHMGPIVEIQVSRVQKLLKDRKIELDLTDAAKRWLGRVGYDPVYGARPLKRAVQRYLQDPLAEKLLAGEIPDGSTVRIDDGDGALAIAVE, from the coding sequence ATGAATCTCGAAAAGTTCACCGACCGGGCCAAGGGGTTCCTTCAGGCGGCGCAGACCGTGGCCATCCGTCTGAACCACCAGCGCATCAGTTCCGAGCACATCCTCAAGGCGCTGCTCGACGATCCCGAAGGCATGGCCGCCGGGCTCATCAAGCGTGCGGGCGGCAATCCGCAGTTCGCGACCGACGAACTCGACAAGGCGCTGGCCAAGGTGCCGGTGGTCTCGGGCAGCGGTGCCCAGGGGGCGCCGGGTCTCGACAACGATGCCGTGCGCGTTCTCGACGCGGCGGAGCAGGCTGCGACCAAGTCCGGCGACAGCTTCGTCACTGTCGAGCGGCTGCTGCTTGCGCTGGTGCTTGCCAGCACGACGCCGGCCGGTCAGGCGCTCAAGGCGGCCAATGTCACTGCGCAGGCGCTCGAAGCCGCGATCACCGAACTGCGCGGCGGCCGCACCGCCGACAGCGCGGGCGCGGAGAATGCCTACGACGCGATGAAGAAATATGCGCGCGACCTCACCGAAGCGGCGCGCGAGGGCAAGCTCGACCCGGTCATCGGCCGCGACGAGGAGATCCGCCGCACCGTGCAGATCCTTGCCCGGCGCACCAAGAACAACCCCGTCCTTATCGGCGATCCCGGTGTCGGCAAGACCGCCATTGCCGAGGGCCTCGCGCTGCGCATTGCCAATGGCGACGTGCCAGACAGCCTCAAGGACCGGCGTCTCATGGCGCTCGACATGGGCGCGCTGATCGCGGGCGCGAAGTACCGCGGCGAGTTCGAGGAACGCCTCAAGGCCGTGCTCGACGAAGTGAAGGGCGCCGAGGGCGACATAATCCTGTTCATCGACGAGATGCATACGTTGATCGGTGCGGGCGCTTCGGAAGGCTCGATGGACGCGGGCAACCTGTTGAAGCCCGCGCTCGCGCGCGGCGAGCTGCACTGCATCGGTGCAACCACGCTCGACGAGTACCAGAAGTACGTCGAGAAGGACGCCGCGTTGCAGCGCCGCTTCCAGCCCGTCTTCGTGGGCGAGCCGACGGTCGAGGACACCATCTCGATCCTGCGCGGCCTCAAGGAGAAGTACGAGCTGCACCACGGCGTGCGGATCACCGATGGCGCGATCGTGGCGGCTGCGACCCTGTCCAACCGCTACATCACCAACCGCTTCCTGCCCGACAAGGCGATCGACCTCATGGACGAGGCCGCGAGCCGAATCCGCATGGAAGTGGAGAGCAAGCCCGAGGAAATCGAAAAACTCGATCGCCGGATCATCCAGCTCAAGATCGAGGAATCGGCGCTGGGCAAGGAGACCGACGAGGCTTCGGCCGACCGGCTCAGGTCCCTGCGCGAGGAACTGGCGAACCTCGAGCAGCAGTCGAGCGAGCTGACGACCCGCTGGCAGAACGAGCGCGACAAGATCGCCGCCGAAGGCAAGCTCAAGGAGCAGCTCGATGCAGCGCGCCTCGAACTGGAGCAGGCCCAGCGTTCGGGTGATCTCGCCCGTGCAGGCGAATTGTCATACGGCACGATCCCGAACCTGGAAAAGCAGCTCGCCGAGGCGCAGGACCAGTCGGCCAATGCGCTGCTGCGCGAGGAAGTGACCGAGGACGACATCGCCGGTGTCGTCAGCCGCTGGACCGGTGTGCCGGTCGACAAGATGCTCGAGGGCGAGCGCGAGAAGCTGCTCAAGATGGAGCAGGTGATCGGTGAGCGCGTGATCGGGCAGGAGCAGGCCGTGCAGGCGGTGTCCAAGGCCGTCCGCCGTGCCCGGGCAGGTCTGCAGGACCCGAACCGCCCGCTCGGCTCGTTCCTGTTCCTCGGCCCGACGGGCGTCGGCAAGACCGAGCTGACCAAGGCGCTGGCCGGCTTCCTGTTCGACGACGACAGCGCGATGGTTCGCATCGACATGTCCGAGTTCATGGAAAAGCACGCGGTGGCTCGCCTGATCGGCGCGCCTCCGGGTTATGTCGGCTACGAGGAAGGCGGGGTGCTGACCGAGGCGGTGCGGCGCCGGCCCTATCAGGTCGTGCTGTTCGACGAGGTCGAGAAGGCGCACCCGGACGTGTTCAACGTGCTGCTGCAGGTGCTGGACGACGGCCGCCTGACCGATGGGCAGGGCAGGCTGGTGGACTTCACCAATACCCTGATCATCCTCACCTCGAACCTGGGCAGCCAGTACCTGACCCAGATCGAGGATGGCAAGGACGTCGAGAGCGTGGAGCCGCAGGTGATGGAAGTCGTTCGCGCGCACTTCCGGCCCGAGTTCCTCAATCGTCTCGACGAGATCATCCTGTTCCACCGCCTTGGCCAGGACCACATGGGCCCGATCGTCGAGATCCAGGTCTCGCGGGTGCAGAAGCTGCTCAAGGACCGCAAGATCGAGCTCGACCTGACCGATGCCGCCAAGCGCTGGCTGGGCCGAGTCGGCTACGATCCGGTCTACGGTGCGCGGCCGCTCAAGCGGGCGGTCCAGCGCTACCTGCAGGATCCGCTTGCCGAGAAACTGCTGGCCGGCGAGATCCCCGACGGCTCGACCGTGCGGATCGACGACGGCGACGGCGCCCTGGCGATCGCCGTGGAGTAA